In Candidatus Nomurabacteria bacterium, the following proteins share a genomic window:
- a CDS encoding UvrD-helicase domain-containing protein, which yields MSDQPYLEGLNSAQRQAVLATEGPLLVLAGAGSGKTRVITHRIVHLLHQGVAPYNILAVTFTNKAAKEMRERVEVLIKKYPPSERAVIDALPTVATFHSLGVRILRQYHETLNLRRHFTIYDRSDSLRTVKAALERGGYNPKEFEPKKILSKISRAKGDAKTISELRESAKSLPDQVAATVWGHYEDILKQEHALDFDDLLTKTLSLLQNYPKVREELQNKYKYIHIDEYQDTNAVQFSIAKQLAGEVKNICVVGDIDQNIYSWRGADIKNVLQFEREFAGAKTILLEENYRSTKTIIAASNDVIEKNKNRVPKSVFTSNDHGEKITLYAAMTGIDEAEYIAMTAQSLIEEGVSPAEIAVLYRTNFQSRALEEAFLNCAVPYQLLGTKFYERKEVKDVLSYLRLALNPGSTADLARVINEPTRGIGKVTMLKVIEGRRSELTGATLEKVSRFDQLMSDIADEARTKPLSETLKFIIKRTGIEADLKKKGTEDDLSRLENLQELVTLGQRYDELGPEEAVEQLLETASLQSDQDELKDKDEHDAVRLMTVHAAKGLEFSYVFIAGLEEGLFPHERLDDAGIDHEEERRLFYVALTRASKKLYLTYAHMRTIYGSQRVNIPSSFLNDISTEHVESGNPNGYGDSSGYETTIFLD from the coding sequence ATGTCTGATCAACCATATTTAGAAGGGCTAAATTCAGCTCAACGGCAGGCAGTTTTGGCTACTGAAGGTCCACTTTTAGTCTTAGCTGGTGCCGGCTCTGGAAAAACTAGAGTAATTACTCATCGGATTGTTCATTTACTCCACCAAGGAGTTGCACCGTATAACATATTAGCGGTAACTTTTACTAATAAGGCGGCTAAAGAGATGCGCGAAAGGGTTGAGGTTCTAATAAAAAAGTATCCACCCAGTGAGCGAGCGGTTATTGATGCTCTGCCAACCGTTGCTACATTCCATTCTTTGGGGGTGCGAATCTTGCGTCAATATCACGAAACTCTTAATTTGCGTCGTCATTTTACTATCTATGATCGGTCTGACAGTTTGCGTACGGTCAAAGCGGCTTTGGAGAGGGGTGGTTATAATCCAAAAGAGTTTGAACCAAAAAAGATCTTAAGTAAAATCTCACGAGCAAAAGGTGACGCTAAAACGATCAGTGAGCTGCGCGAGTCTGCCAAAAGTTTGCCTGACCAAGTAGCAGCTACTGTGTGGGGTCATTACGAAGATATCCTTAAGCAAGAGCATGCTTTGGATTTTGATGATCTTCTCACTAAAACATTATCTTTACTCCAAAACTATCCTAAGGTTAGGGAAGAGTTGCAAAATAAATACAAATACATTCACATTGACGAGTATCAAGATACTAACGCCGTGCAGTTTTCTATTGCCAAGCAGTTGGCAGGAGAGGTGAAAAACATCTGTGTAGTGGGGGATATCGACCAAAATATTTATTCTTGGCGCGGTGCTGACATAAAAAACGTCTTGCAATTTGAGCGTGAATTTGCTGGCGCAAAAACAATTTTGCTTGAAGAAAATTATCGTTCAACTAAAACTATCATTGCGGCCTCAAATGATGTAATAGAAAAAAATAAAAACCGCGTGCCAAAATCGGTATTTACCAGCAATGATCATGGCGAAAAGATTACTCTCTATGCGGCTATGACAGGAATTGATGAGGCAGAGTACATAGCTATGACGGCGCAATCATTGATCGAAGAAGGGGTTAGTCCAGCAGAGATTGCGGTTTTATACAGAACTAATTTCCAGTCCCGGGCTTTAGAAGAAGCTTTCTTAAATTGTGCTGTGCCATACCAGCTTCTTGGCACTAAATTCTACGAGCGTAAGGAGGTTAAGGATGTTTTGTCTTATCTACGCCTAGCTCTAAATCCAGGTAGTACAGCTGATCTGGCTAGGGTTATAAATGAACCGACCCGTGGTATTGGTAAGGTGACAATGCTTAAAGTTATAGAAGGTCGGCGGTCAGAATTAACCGGAGCAACTCTTGAAAAAGTTAGTCGCTTTGATCAGTTAATGAGTGACATTGCAGATGAGGCTAGGACGAAACCTTTGTCTGAGACGTTAAAATTTATTATCAAACGGACGGGTATAGAAGCTGATTTAAAAAAGAAAGGGACAGAGGATGATTTGTCTCGCTTGGAAAACTTGCAGGAATTGGTCACTCTTGGCCAGCGTTACGATGAGCTTGGTCCGGAAGAGGCGGTTGAACAGCTCCTGGAAACAGCTAGTCTGCAAAGTGATCAAGACGAATTGAAAGATAAGGATGAACATGATGCGGTACGTCTTATGACCGTGCATGCGGCAAAAGGATTGGAATTTTCTTATGTATTTATCGCTGGATTAGAAGAAGGGTTGTTCCCGCATGAACGCTTGGATGATGCTGGGATTGACCATGAGGAAGAAAGAAGGTTGTTTTATGTGGCATTGACACGGGCTAGCAAGAAACTTTATTTAACTTACGCCCATATGCGCACTATCTACGGTAGTCAGCGGGTGAATATACCATCTTCATTTTTGAATGACATAAGTACAGAACACGTAGAAAGCGGTAACCCTAATGGTTATGGTGATTCTTCCGGCTACGAAACTACTATTTTTCTTGATTAA
- the rsmA gene encoding ribosomal RNA small subunit methyltransferase A has translation MNRSKGGDNGVENQSDKFVHKKSLGQNFLTSDVVPRWMCEAAKLEADDVVLEIGPGTGMLTRAILAHGARVIAIEADQRAVESLNNTFTDYVKEQKLTIIHGDVREVTPNNLGLKDHGFKVIANIPYYLSGYLLRQLLETDIQPINLTFLIQKELAERIARDAKESILSLSVKAFGSPVYIKTVTKGHFNPKPRVDSAILSIYDINRDSFQALDLKLFFRLVHLGLGNKRKQLLSNLSREYDRPLLTSIFSSLSIPGDVRGEDLSIEIWLRLAKELSTSRNVIETEQ, from the coding sequence ATGAATAGAAGTAAGGGTGGAGATAATGGTGTTGAAAATCAATCAGACAAATTTGTTCACAAAAAATCTTTGGGGCAGAATTTTCTTACCAGTGATGTGGTACCTAGGTGGATGTGTGAAGCCGCTAAGTTAGAAGCGGATGATGTGGTTTTAGAAATTGGTCCGGGAACTGGTATGTTGACCAGAGCTATATTGGCTCATGGAGCGCGGGTAATAGCTATCGAAGCTGATCAGCGGGCGGTGGAAAGTTTGAATAATACTTTTACTGATTACGTAAAAGAACAAAAATTAACAATAATTCATGGTGACGTCAGAGAGGTTACTCCTAACAACCTTGGTCTTAAAGATCATGGTTTTAAAGTTATCGCTAATATACCTTATTATTTGTCTGGTTATTTACTTCGGCAGTTATTGGAAACCGATATACAACCGATTAATTTGACCTTTTTGATTCAGAAAGAGTTAGCCGAGCGGATTGCTCGCGACGCAAAAGAGTCGATTTTGTCATTGTCAGTAAAGGCTTTTGGTTCACCGGTTTATATTAAAACAGTCACTAAAGGGCATTTTAATCCAAAGCCAAGGGTTGATTCGGCTATATTGAGTATTTATGACATAAACCGTGACAGTTTTCAGGCCTTGGATCTCAAGTTGTTTTTTCGGTTGGTTCATCTTGGTTTGGGTAATAAACGCAAGCAATTGTTAAGTAACTTAAGTCGCGAGTATGACCGTCCATTGCTTACCTCAATTTTCTCTTCTTTGTCTATACCAGGTGACGTAAGGGGAGAGGATTTGTCCATAGAGATATGGTTAAGGTTAGCAAAAGAACTATCGACGTCGAGAAACGTTATCGAAACAGAGCAATAA
- a CDS encoding right-handed parallel beta-helix repeat-containing protein: protein MPTLHHLLQTTLTFLFTLTLSFVSVYIPQPYHQVNHAEAGVATFSGQLMGLAEQAVSAAANVMSAAIESVIRFKELVWDPLAWSVAKGMIAVMTASVVRWINSGFQGSPAFVQDLEYYLSRVGDRVFGEFVNELGIAPFVCRPFRLDLQIALNIGYQRHYRAGYPIGATYCSLEGALANIDNFVNGSFNDGGWDTWYTVTTRPNTYTPYGNFLSVSGEAALRINNQQVNATRFLNFGDGFMSKAICSQIPIITGGAITRERCAVSTPGQVINQTLNHHLGAGLDSLIAADEIGEIIGALVGQLAQKSLEGAAGLLGLSGGTGYTDPSYGTSYLDAAITEQTASSAEAAIITNASSTNAYNQAANQAEQQGQQRADNAQAGADSTTNTGNTEQLLQQLIDILGSGTVITPTDPNTTTPPIGLSGPIGPQPITATPLSSGTIFAAPNGSGTACSEAMPCDIWTAIGKAGAGDVVFLRGGTYQVTQNIPFYKQGTASNPIVFESYLGEKAVFDGSQHAKGTGVLIRVNGKYNVLRNIEIRNMPREGIFIEGTDNILDGVYVHGSTLDGIKVFSPYANYPYGQYGSRNTIRNCIVHDSSDAGLTSAGFADGGQADGVSIASGDSNRVEHCLVYHNSDDGIDAWRSTNTYFGYNIVSSNGIASGDGNGIKAGSSQGQSFNTLAERNIVYSNRATALDYNGGTNATFRYNTTWQNGQAHTFGDAINSATANISSNEPLGFISSGAQSKVTNNSWQRSGTVQFISTNPSSPDFLRPTVGGGFEDIGAYAQ, encoded by the coding sequence ATGCCCACCCTCCACCACCTCCTCCAAACCACCCTCACCTTCCTCTTCACCCTCACCCTCTCTTTTGTCAGTGTATACATCCCTCAACCATACCACCAAGTCAACCACGCCGAAGCCGGAGTCGCCACCTTCAGTGGTCAGTTGATGGGTCTGGCCGAACAAGCCGTCAGTGCCGCCGCCAACGTGATGTCAGCGGCTATTGAGTCGGTCATCAGATTCAAGGAACTAGTCTGGGACCCCTTAGCCTGGAGTGTGGCCAAGGGCATGATCGCTGTCATGACTGCCAGTGTGGTCAGGTGGATCAACTCCGGTTTCCAAGGTTCCCCCGCCTTTGTCCAAGACCTGGAATACTACCTCTCCCGGGTTGGAGACCGAGTCTTTGGTGAATTCGTCAACGAACTCGGTATCGCCCCCTTTGTCTGCCGCCCCTTTAGACTTGACCTCCAAATCGCCCTCAACATCGGCTACCAAAGACACTACCGCGCCGGTTACCCAATTGGCGCCACCTACTGCAGCCTCGAAGGTGCTCTTGCCAACATCGACAACTTTGTTAACGGTAGCTTCAATGACGGTGGTTGGGACACTTGGTACACTGTCACCACCAGACCCAACACCTATACCCCCTATGGTAACTTCCTCTCCGTCAGTGGTGAAGCGGCTCTCAGAATCAACAACCAACAAGTTAACGCCACCCGTTTCCTAAACTTCGGTGACGGTTTCATGTCCAAAGCCATCTGTTCCCAAATCCCCATCATCACCGGCGGAGCGATTACCAGAGAACGTTGTGCTGTCTCTACTCCGGGACAAGTCATCAACCAAACTCTTAACCACCACCTTGGGGCCGGTCTCGACAGCCTCATCGCCGCTGATGAGATCGGTGAGATCATTGGTGCTCTGGTGGGCCAACTGGCACAAAAGTCCCTGGAAGGCGCGGCCGGACTCCTTGGTCTCTCTGGTGGTACCGGCTACACCGACCCTAGCTACGGTACCTCCTACCTGGATGCTGCTATTACCGAACAAACAGCCAGTTCTGCCGAAGCGGCTATCATCACCAACGCCAGCTCCACCAACGCCTACAACCAAGCGGCCAACCAAGCCGAACAACAAGGACAACAAAGAGCTGATAATGCACAGGCGGGAGCGGATAGTACGACGAATACTGGTAATACCGAACAACTATTGCAACAACTGATAGACATACTGGGAAGCGGAACTGTGATCACCCCAACTGACCCTAACACCACCACCCCACCAATTGGTCTTAGTGGTCCAATTGGACCGCAACCAATCACTGCTACTCCACTTTCCAGTGGTACCATCTTCGCTGCCCCTAATGGTTCCGGTACCGCTTGCTCTGAGGCGATGCCGTGTGATATTTGGACGGCTATTGGTAAGGCAGGGGCGGGAGATGTGGTATTCCTAAGAGGGGGAACTTATCAGGTAACACAAAACATTCCTTTCTATAAACAAGGTACAGCCTCTAATCCAATAGTATTTGAAAGTTATCTGGGAGAGAAAGCGGTGTTTGACGGTAGTCAGCATGCGAAGGGGACTGGTGTACTTATACGAGTAAACGGAAAATACAATGTTCTTAGAAATATCGAAATTAGAAACATGCCAAGAGAAGGTATCTTTATAGAAGGTACAGACAATATATTGGATGGTGTATATGTTCATGGTAGCACCCTAGATGGCATCAAAGTCTTTAGTCCATACGCCAACTATCCGTACGGACAATACGGCTCTCGCAACACCATCCGCAACTGTATTGTCCACGACAGTTCTGATGCTGGATTAACCAGCGCCGGATTTGCTGACGGTGGACAGGCTGATGGTGTGTCAATAGCCTCTGGTGACAGTAACCGAGTGGAACATTGTTTGGTCTACCACAACTCTGATGACGGTATAGATGCTTGGCGTTCTACCAACACCTACTTTGGCTATAATATTGTTAGCTCTAACGGTATTGCTAGTGGTGACGGGAATGGTATTAAGGCCGGAAGTTCACAAGGTCAAAGCTTCAATACTCTGGCTGAACGTAATATTGTCTACTCTAACCGGGCTACTGCTCTGGACTATAATGGAGGTACTAATGCTACTTTCCGCTATAATACCACTTGGCAAAATGGTCAAGCCCACACCTTCGGCGACGCTATCAATTCTGCTACTGCCAACATCTCCTCTAACGAACCTCTTGGCTTCATCTCCTCTGGCGCTCAATCTAAAGTCACCAACAACTCCTGGCAACGCTCTGGCACCGTCCAGTTCATCAGCACCAACCCAAGCTCACCAGACTTCTTAAGACCAACCGTGGGTGGAGGTTTTGAGGACATTGGAGCGTATGCGCAGTAG
- the fusA gene encoding elongation factor G produces MAREFPIDRMRNFGIVAHVDAGKTTTSERVLFYTGMSHKIGEVHDGATVTDWMEQERERGITITAAAISCNWSKTMEADRKDKSKMFTFNIIDTPGHIDFTAEVKRSMRVLDGAVVVFDGAAGVEPQTETNWGYADEANVPRICFINKMDKLGADFDASVKSIHDRLSKKAVRIQLPIGAENDMSGVVDLITMKAYRFGGEMGMDVTEEEIPADLLDEAKKWRGELIEKVVEHDDALMEAYLGGEEPSLEDLKKTLRKAVIANEIFPIMTGTALKNIGVQLVLDAVVDYLPSPVDLPAVQGINPKNDEAIERKASDDEPFCALAFKLQDDKFVGQLAFFRVYSGTVKSGSYILNASTGNKERVGRIVRLQADKRTEIEEVYAGEIAAAVGIKEVKTSHTLCDEANPIILEQITFPEPVVALRVEPKTKNDQEKMSTALKRLSDEDPTFKVSTDEETLETIIAGMGELHLDIIVDRMKREFGVEANIGAPQVAYRETIQGSAEAEHKYVKQSGGRGQYGHVKIRIKPLEPLAEDETVAKNVTREDHFEFINNIKGGVIPQEYIPAVMKGCKEAMARGYVAGYKMEDVSVELFDGSYHDVDSSEIAFKLAGINAFKDAAKKANAVILEPIMKVEVRTPDEYMGDINGNISSKRGQVEGTEEMGGRTIVHAKVPLSEMFGYTNILRSMTQGRASMTMEFDHYEVVPPNVAMEIKKARGVKDEG; encoded by the coding sequence ATGGCACGAGAATTTCCAATTGATCGCATGCGCAACTTCGGTATTGTGGCGCACGTGGACGCTGGTAAAACTACTACCTCAGAACGCGTACTTTTCTATACCGGTATGAGCCACAAGATCGGTGAGGTGCACGATGGAGCAACTGTTACCGACTGGATGGAGCAGGAGCGAGAGCGTGGTATTACTATTACCGCGGCGGCTATTTCTTGTAACTGGTCAAAGACGATGGAGGCTGACCGCAAGGACAAGAGCAAAATGTTCACTTTCAACATTATTGATACTCCGGGACACATAGACTTTACAGCTGAAGTGAAGCGCTCCATGCGTGTGCTTGATGGCGCGGTGGTGGTATTTGATGGTGCAGCTGGAGTGGAGCCACAGACTGAGACTAACTGGGGTTACGCTGACGAAGCTAATGTACCGCGTATTTGTTTTATCAACAAGATGGACAAGCTGGGGGCTGACTTCGATGCTTCAGTAAAATCCATTCACGATCGTTTGTCTAAGAAAGCAGTACGTATCCAGCTTCCAATTGGAGCAGAAAATGACATGAGTGGAGTAGTGGATCTAATAACCATGAAAGCTTATCGTTTTGGTGGTGAGATGGGAATGGATGTAACTGAGGAGGAAATCCCGGCTGATTTGCTTGATGAGGCTAAGAAATGGCGCGGTGAGTTGATTGAAAAGGTGGTAGAGCATGACGACGCTTTGATGGAAGCTTATCTGGGAGGTGAAGAGCCGAGTCTAGAAGATCTTAAGAAGACTCTACGTAAGGCTGTGATTGCTAATGAGATATTTCCGATTATGACCGGTACTGCCCTAAAGAACATTGGTGTACAACTTGTACTTGATGCGGTGGTTGATTATCTGCCTTCACCGGTTGACTTGCCAGCGGTACAAGGGATTAATCCAAAGAATGATGAAGCGATTGAGCGAAAAGCTTCAGACGACGAACCTTTCTGTGCTCTAGCTTTCAAATTGCAGGATGACAAATTTGTTGGTCAGCTGGCTTTCTTCCGTGTTTACTCTGGTACAGTCAAGTCTGGTTCTTATATTCTAAACGCTTCAACTGGGAACAAAGAAAGAGTCGGACGTATCGTGCGGCTTCAGGCTGATAAGCGAACTGAAATTGAAGAAGTATACGCAGGAGAAATTGCGGCGGCCGTAGGTATCAAGGAGGTAAAGACTTCACATACTCTATGTGATGAGGCTAATCCGATTATTCTTGAACAAATTACTTTCCCAGAACCGGTGGTGGCCCTACGAGTAGAGCCAAAGACCAAAAATGACCAAGAAAAGATGAGTACTGCTCTAAAGCGCTTGTCTGATGAGGATCCGACCTTTAAGGTGTCTACCGATGAAGAAACTCTCGAAACTATTATTGCCGGTATGGGTGAGCTACACCTAGATATTATCGTAGATCGTATGAAGCGAGAGTTTGGAGTTGAGGCCAACATCGGTGCGCCACAAGTGGCTTATCGAGAGACTATCCAAGGTTCAGCTGAGGCAGAACACAAGTATGTCAAGCAGTCTGGTGGTCGTGGTCAGTATGGTCACGTGAAGATTCGTATCAAACCACTTGAGCCTTTAGCTGAAGATGAGACAGTGGCTAAAAATGTAACTCGTGAAGATCACTTTGAGTTTATTAACAATATTAAGGGAGGTGTGATTCCGCAGGAATATATTCCAGCTGTGATGAAGGGTTGTAAGGAAGCAATGGCTCGCGGTTATGTGGCTGGCTACAAGATGGAAGATGTATCAGTCGAGCTCTTTGATGGTTCTTACCACGATGTAGACTCCTCAGAAATAGCTTTCAAACTAGCTGGTATTAACGCTTTCAAAGATGCGGCCAAGAAAGCTAATGCGGTTATTCTTGAACCAATTATGAAGGTGGAGGTACGTACACCAGATGAATATATGGGTGACATCAATGGAAATATTTCTTCAAAACGTGGACAGGTTGAAGGAACTGAAGAAATGGGTGGACGAACTATTGTACACGCTAAAGTGCCACTGTCTGAGATGTTTGGTTACACCAATATTCTACGCTCTATGACCCAAGGTCGTGCCTCTATGACTATGGAGTTTGATCACTATGAAGTCGTACCACCAAACGTAGCGATGGAAATCAAAAAAGCTCGTGGTGTTAAGGATGAGGGATAG
- the tuf gene encoding elongation factor Tu produces MADAFDRSKPHINVGTIGHVDHGKTTLTAAILNTLNTRGNGYSANVKAVEDIDKAPEEKARGITISLSHSEYETPNRHYAHIDAPGHADYIKNMITGAAQMDGAVLVVAATDGAMPQTREHVLLAKQVGVPKIIVFLNKCDMVDDEEMIMLVEEELRELLTNNGFDGENAPIIKGSGLKALEDPSSEWGDKIIELADAMDSYFPTPERDLDKPFLMPIEDIFSIEGRGTVVTGRVERGAVKVGEEVEIVGIKDTTTTTVTGVEMFNKQLDAAQAGDNAGILLRGTKKEDVHRGQVLAKKGSVTPHTEFEAEVYVLSKDEGGRHTPFFTGYKPQFYIRTTDVTGDVTLNEGVEMVMPGDTATFKVKLVAPVALEDQQNFAIREGGKTVGAGVVTKIIA; encoded by the coding sequence ATGGCAGATGCATTTGATCGTTCAAAGCCGCACATTAACGTAGGAACCATTGGTCACGTAGACCACGGTAAGACTACTTTGACGGCTGCAATTCTTAACACTCTTAACACTCGCGGTAATGGCTACTCAGCTAACGTGAAGGCTGTTGAGGATATTGATAAGGCACCAGAAGAAAAAGCTCGAGGTATTACTATTTCGCTCTCACACTCTGAGTACGAAACTCCAAATCGTCACTATGCGCACATCGACGCGCCTGGTCACGCTGACTACATTAAAAACATGATTACTGGTGCTGCCCAGATGGATGGCGCTGTACTTGTGGTAGCTGCCACTGATGGTGCGATGCCACAAACTCGTGAGCACGTTCTTCTTGCTAAGCAGGTTGGTGTACCAAAGATTATTGTTTTCTTGAACAAATGTGACATGGTAGATGATGAGGAAATGATCATGCTTGTTGAAGAAGAGCTTCGTGAGCTTCTAACTAATAATGGTTTTGATGGAGAAAATGCTCCAATCATAAAAGGTTCTGGTCTTAAGGCCCTTGAAGACCCTTCTTCAGAGTGGGGTGACAAGATTATTGAGTTGGCTGATGCTATGGATTCATACTTCCCAACACCGGAACGTGATCTTGATAAGCCATTTTTGATGCCAATTGAGGACATCTTCTCAATTGAAGGACGAGGTACTGTAGTAACTGGTCGTGTAGAGCGTGGTGCTGTAAAGGTTGGTGAAGAAGTAGAAATCGTTGGTATCAAGGATACTACAACCACTACCGTTACTGGTGTAGAAATGTTTAACAAGCAACTAGACGCTGCACAGGCTGGAGACAACGCTGGTATCTTGCTTCGTGGTACAAAGAAAGAAGATGTACACCGTGGTCAGGTATTGGCTAAAAAGGGTTCTGTAACTCCACATACTGAATTTGAAGCAGAAGTATACGTGCTTTCAAAGGATGAAGGTGGACGTCACACTCCTTTCTTCACTGGTTACAAGCCACAATTCTACATCCGAACTACTGACGTAACAGGAGATGTAACTCTAAACGAAGGTGTGGAAATGGTTATGCCAGGTGATACTGCAACCTTTAAGGTGAAATTAGTAGCTCCAGTAGCGCTTGAAGATCAACAAAACTTTGCGATTCGCGAAGGTGGTAAAACAGTTGGTGCTGGTGTGGTAACTAAGATTATCGCTTAA
- the rpsJ gene encoding 30S ribosomal protein S10 has protein sequence MATDTTKKDVKPAAGEINKLRIRVRAYENKILDASTKQIIDTALRFDAKVVGPIPLPTEIKKYTVNRSTFVYKDAREQFEMRMHKRVIDILNPSPKVVEALTNLSLPSGVNIDVKMM, from the coding sequence ATGGCAACAGATACTACAAAAAAAGACGTAAAGCCCGCTGCTGGTGAAATAAACAAGCTACGCATTAGGGTCCGCGCGTACGAAAATAAGATCCTTGATGCAAGCACTAAGCAGATAATTGATACAGCTCTTCGGTTTGACGCCAAAGTAGTTGGTCCGATTCCACTACCGACCGAGATTAAGAAATATACAGTCAACCGTTCTACGTTCGTGTATAAAGACGCGCGAGAACAATTTGAAATGCGAATGCATAAGCGAGTGATTGATATTCTTAATCCAAGTCCAAAGGTGGTAGAAGCTTTGACCAATCTATCTTTACCGTCTGGAGTAAATATCGATGTGAAGATGATGTAG
- the rplC gene encoding 50S ribosomal protein L3, with translation MKFIIGTKAGMTQVFDENGVCKAATILKVEPTRVTQVKRVDTDGYDAVQLATGEQKDHRVVKAQKGHFGAGVRYVKEFRPKVNEANTVADVAKDSTFDASIFSAGDTIVVKAVSKGKGFQGVVKRHGFAGGRRTHGQKHSEREPGSIGATGNRVLKGTRMAGRMGSDTITIKNLRVLQVNPDENILLVSGAVPGRKGTLVEVRGI, from the coding sequence ATGAAATTCATTATTGGAACCAAGGCGGGCATGACCCAGGTCTTTGATGAAAATGGTGTGTGTAAAGCCGCCACTATTCTCAAAGTTGAACCAACTCGTGTTACACAAGTGAAGCGAGTGGACACTGATGGGTATGACGCTGTTCAGTTAGCTACCGGTGAACAAAAAGATCATCGAGTGGTGAAGGCACAAAAAGGTCACTTCGGTGCCGGGGTTCGTTATGTAAAGGAATTCCGACCAAAAGTAAATGAAGCTAACACTGTAGCGGATGTTGCAAAAGACTCAACTTTTGATGCGTCAATTTTCAGTGCTGGTGACACTATCGTTGTAAAGGCGGTATCTAAGGGTAAGGGTTTCCAGGGAGTGGTTAAGCGACACGGCTTTGCCGGAGGTCGTCGTACTCATGGACAAAAACACTCAGAACGTGAGCCGGGATCTATCGGAGCTACCGGTAACCGAGTGTTAAAGGGAACTAGGATGGCTGGTCGTATGGGTAGTGATACTATTACGATTAAAAATCTACGAGTTTTGCAGGTTAACCCTGACGAAAATATATTGCTCGTTTCAGGAGCAGTACCAGGTCGAAAAGGAACATTAGTAGAGGTGCGTGGCATCTAA
- the rplD gene encoding 50S ribosomal protein L4, which translates to MDAKIYSTEGKETGKITLPESVFGVKWNADLVHEVVVGMQANARESAAHTKDRSEVSGGGKKPWKQKGTGRARHGSRRSPIWTGGGVTHGPRNEKDYSVKINKKVRAKALATVLSRKLSDAEVIFVDSLNFAEPKTKDGKQVIKALATGTNQASLATKRKNTALVVLPTRNEAVELSFRNFGNIEVAQAKDINPVDLLTYKYVVIAEPASSVEVFSKRVGGSAVATK; encoded by the coding sequence ATGGACGCAAAAATATATTCAACCGAAGGTAAAGAGACTGGAAAGATTACTCTTCCGGAATCTGTCTTTGGCGTAAAGTGGAATGCTGACTTGGTGCACGAAGTAGTGGTTGGTATGCAGGCAAATGCTCGCGAGTCAGCTGCTCACACCAAGGATCGTAGTGAGGTAAGTGGTGGTGGTAAGAAGCCTTGGAAGCAGAAAGGTACCGGTCGTGCTAGACACGGTTCACGCCGATCTCCGATTTGGACTGGAGGAGGAGTGACTCATGGGCCACGAAATGAAAAGGATTATTCAGTCAAGATAAATAAGAAAGTACGAGCGAAGGCTTTGGCAACAGTGTTGTCTCGCAAGCTAAGTGACGCCGAGGTTATCTTTGTTGATTCTCTAAATTTCGCAGAGCCAAAAACCAAGGATGGCAAGCAGGTCATCAAGGCTTTGGCAACTGGAACTAACCAAGCTTCACTGGCTACTAAGCGCAAAAATACGGCGCTTGTAGTTCTTCCGACTCGTAACGAAGCGGTGGAACTTAGTTTCCGTAACTTTGGCAACATTGAAGTGGCGCAAGCCAAGGACATCAACCCAGTTGATCTTCTTACTTACAAGTACGTAGTAATAGCTGAGCCAGCTAGCAGTGTAGAGGTTTTCTCTAAGCGAGTGGGCGGTTCTGCAGTTGCTACTAAATAA
- a CDS encoding 50S ribosomal protein L23, giving the protein MALFSRKEEKNEEQAKTAVVAKAKAKALPVDYNLSDVIKGLRITEKAVKQGDQNVYTFNVNRAATKFQVRDAVKALYNVTPVKVNIVNKKPAARLSGSKNKMVKVPGSKKAYVYLKKGDTINLV; this is encoded by the coding sequence ATGGCTCTCTTTAGTCGAAAAGAAGAAAAGAATGAAGAGCAAGCTAAGACTGCTGTGGTGGCTAAGGCTAAGGCCAAAGCACTACCGGTAGATTACAATCTTTCTGATGTAATCAAGGGTCTTAGAATTACTGAAAAAGCGGTAAAGCAAGGTGACCAGAATGTTTATACATTCAATGTAAACCGAGCTGCTACTAAGTTTCAGGTTCGTGATGCAGTCAAAGCGCTCTACAATGTGACGCCGGTGAAGGTTAACATCGTCAATAAAAAGCCAGCGGCGCGTTTGTCTGGTTCGAAAAACAAAATGGTGAAAGTACCAGGATCGAAAAAAGCTTACGTATACCTTAAGAAAGGTGACACAATCAATCTTGTTTAA